In Clarias gariepinus isolate MV-2021 ecotype Netherlands chromosome 1, CGAR_prim_01v2, whole genome shotgun sequence, one DNA window encodes the following:
- the LOC128523674 gene encoding uncharacterized protein LOC128523674 produces the protein MMSSCVLCCVLFGIMLTSTSIPVSAVYSVQGKFNQSAALPCDWRCSGLAKWTLFSNPGDVVAECDQTSCRSVKEGFNMSHDQYLKGDLTLTVTAVDDRKRNTYTCQCDGKGVSDVRLTIKKLISSVQLKPGEDLLLDLHTSKRVAVLYNHKNPDDEQICTLDRSSLHCTAEYTPRTSLTNTLLTLRGVKSSDRGVYTIRDTENNEDLHIYTVLVEATSHAPHPDSAAIVWVSVVIALVVGGIVVALCVRRFLHLRNQPRQQGAVNSSERKPLHNSPSEENPIPLNYNGVTGGPRSPGPSGTMGHFFGRLGSLNDFDSQVVSGADGELRLNNHTAAVQLNIQEEELTQTSNTGGQYRPYRRRSYSDSALLQLISYNGQMTKPRLQATCSLVAEEMLMKVKELEEFKQRHSNLLENQNIMLMTEHFKKELDDLDMIEEWSRKSKEMITHLIQQCDQEAGKGHKRAHSDSAKL, from the exons ATGATGTCCAGCTGCGTCCTTTGCTGTGTCCTCTTTGGGATCATGCTCACATCCACAAGTA TTCCTGTATCAGCTGTTTATTCTGTACAAGGAAAGTTTAATCAGTCTGCTGCTCTGCCCTGTGATTGGAGGTGTTCTGGTTTGGCCAAATGGACTCTGTTCAGTAACCCAGGTGATGTAGTGGCTGAGTGTGATCAGACATCCTGCAGGTCAGTAAAGGAGGGGTTTAACATGTCCCATGATCAGTACCTGAAGGGAGATCTCACCCTCACCGTCACTGCGGTTGATGACAGGAAGAGGAACACATACACGTGTCAGTGTGATGGGAAAGGCGTTAGTGATGTGCGTCTCACCATTAAGA AACTTATATCATCAGTTCAGCTAAAGCCTGGTGAAGATCTGCTGCTGGACTTGCACACATCCAAACGAGTGGCAGTACTCTATAACCACAAAAATCCAGATGATGAGCAGATCTGCACTTTGGACAGAAGCTCACTACACTGTACAGCTGAATACACACCGAGAACAtcactcactaacacactacTCACACTGAGAGGAGTAAAGTCAAGTGATAGAGGAGTTTACACcatcagagacacagagaatAATGAGGATCTTCATATTTACACAGTTCTTGTTGAAGCTACTAGCCATG CTCCACATCCAGACAGTGCTGCGATCGTGTGGGTGAGTGTAGTAATAGCGCTTGTGGTTGGTGGAATTGTTGTTGCGCTGTGTGTGAGGAGGTTTCTACACCTGAGGAATCAACCGCGACAGCAAGGAGCT GTGAACTCCTCAGAGAGAAAACCTCTACACAACAGTCCATCAGAAGAGAATCCCATACCCCTGAACTATAATGGAGTAACAGGAGGACCAAGGTCTCCAGGTCCAAGTGGAACTATGGGGCATTTCTTTGGCAGGCTGGGTAGTTTGAATGATTTTGACTCACAGGTAGTAAGTGGAGCAGATGGAGAATTGAGGTTGAACAACCACACAGCAGCTGTTCAGCTGAACATCCAGGAGGAAGAGCTCACACAAACATCCAACACTGGAGGACAATATAGACCTTACCGTCGGAGATCCTACAGTGATTCAGCTTTATTACAACTAATTAGTTACAATGGCCAGATGACCAAGCCCAGGCTGCAAGCCACCTGCAGCTTAGTGGCAGAAGAGATGTTAATGAAAGTTAAGGAACTTGAGGAGTTCAAACAGAGGCACAGCAATCTATTAGAAAATCAAAATATCATGTTGATGACGGAACATTTTAAGAAGGAGCTGGACGACCTGGATATGATCGAAGAGTGGAGTCGCAAATCCAAAGAAATGATAACACATTTAATACAGCAGTGTGACCAGGAAGCAGGAAAGGGGCACAAAAGAGCGCACTCTGATAGCGCCAAACTGTGA
- the LOC128523357 gene encoding uncharacterized protein LOC128523357: protein MESFRVPHHALLFFILTFITGPVSASDITYVQFNDPVNHHCHEECLGVVKWTLSSNPDYVVAECDQTSCRSKEGFKMSHDQYLKAEPILYIPAADYSKRGLYTCWCDDREINDMELIIVYLSSSIRRNPGEDLLLDLHVTDRVKVIHVGKDSTDPHGEEICTVDRSSLNCTAEYTPRTSLNDTVLTLRGVNLTDEGVYTIQDMDNNDLHVYAVSVGGTESAISTVYARVNQAAVLPCVHKCSGLAKWTLLGKRDTVAQCDQTNICRSKNGFRIFYNRRLKKNLNLTITRADYSMRGLYTCQCDGRDLKNVYLIIDPQIVEFITNLGNDLRLKLFVSERVKVIFKGKYSADPHGKEICTVDRDSLHCTAEYTPRTSLTNKVLTLRGIKTTDVGLYSIQDTKNNNLQICLLSITGSHSPTVKATFSQAAALPCKKTCPGLAKWTLFDKPDDVLAECNQTSCRSVKEGFNMSHDQYLKGDLTLTVAAADYSMRKSYTCQCVGREHVHHVELRIEPLKSSIQINSGEDLLLDLPDVFKRVIYKGANSTTTRGKEICTTHSSGLRCTAEYTPRTSLNNTVLTLRGVKPTDWGVYTIQDSINNDLHIYTVSVKAIRSSVQINSGENLQLYLYGSERVKVIYRRKDSFWNPERPFDVEICTVDRSSLNCTAEYTLRTSLTNTVLTLRGVKSSDEGDYIFRDIENNEHLQTYTVSVRDHTVWRSVLIPVVLLLLVAVVVIILYKRKRLECCQEDERNSSEAGEHNSKGTTAMTALPENQQMLRQSEN from the exons ATGGAGTCCTTCAGGGTTCCTCACCATGCCCTGCTTTTCTTCATCCTCACCTTCATCACAG GACCTGTATCCGCATCAGATATTACATATGTGCAATTTAATGATCCTGTTAATCACCACTGTCATGAGGAATGTTTAGGTGTGGTGAAATGGACTCTGTCAAGTAACCCGGATTATGTAGTGGCCGAGTGTGATCAGACATCCTGCAGGTCAAAGGAGGGGTTTAAAATGTCCCATGATCAGTACCTGAAGGCAGAGCCTATCCTTTACATCCCTGCAGCTGATTACAGTAAGAGGGGTTTATACACATGCTGGTGTGACGACAGAGAAATTAATGATATGGAACTCATTATTGTGT ACCTGTCATCATCGATTCGCCGAAACCCTGGTGAAGATTTGTTACTGGATTTGCATGTAACAGATCGGGTCAAGGTGATCCATGTAGGTAAAGACTCAACAGATCCACATGGTGAAGAGATCTGTACTGTGGATAGAAGCTCACTAAACTGTACAGCTGAATACACACCGAGGACATCACTTAATGACACAGTCCTTACACTGAGAGGAGTAAATCTGACTGATGAAGGAGTTTACACCATCCAGGACATGGACAATAATGATCTTCATGTTTATGCAGTATCAGTGGGag GGACTGAATCAGCTATCTCCACTGTGTATGCAAGGGTAAATCAGGCTGCCGTTTTGCCCTGTGTACATAAATGTTCTGGTTTGGCCAAATGGACATTGCTTGGTAAACGAGACACTGTGGCTCAGTGTGATCAGACAAACATATGCAGGTCAAAAAATGGATTCAGAATATTCTATAATAGGAGACTAAAGAAAAACCTCAACCTCACCATCACTCGAGCTGATTACAGTATGAGGGGTTTATACACGTGTCAGTGTGATGGCAGAGATCTTAAGAATGTGTATCTCATTATTGATC cCCAAATAGTAGAATTTATTACAAACCTTGGTAACGATCTGAGGCTGAAATTGTTTGTATCGGAGCGAGTGAAGGTGATTTTTAAGGGAAAATACTCAGCAGATCCACATGGTAAAGAGATCTGCACTGTGGATAGAGACTCACTACACTGTACGGCTGAATACACACCAAGAACGTCACTCACTAACAAAGTTCTTACACTGAGAGGAATCAAGACGACTGATGTGGGGTTATACTCTATCCAAGACACAAAAAATAACAATCTTCAAATTTGCTTACTATCAATTACAG gaTCACATTCCCCTACTGTAAAGGCAACGTTTAGTCAGGCTGCTGCTCTGCCCTGTAAAAAGACATGTCCTGGTTTGGCCAAATGGACTCTGTTTGATAAACCAGATGATGTATTAGCTGAGTGTAATCAGACATCCTGCAGGTCAGTAAAGGAGGGGTTTAACATGTCCCATGATCAGTACCTGAAGGGAGATCTCACCCTCACCGTCGCTGCAGCTGATTACAGTATGAGGAAGAGTTACACATGTCAGTGTGTTGGCAGAGAGCATGTACATCATGTGGAACTTCGCATCGAGC ccTTGAAATCATCAATTCAGATAAATTCTGGTGAAGATCTTCTGCTGGATTTACCAGATGTGTTCAAGCGAGTGATCTATAAGGGGGCAAATTCGACGACTACACGTGGGAAGGAGATCTGCACCACACACAGCAGCGGGCTACGCTGTACAGCTGAATACACACCAAGAACATCACTTAATAACACAGTCCTTACACTGAGAGGAGTAAAGCCGACTGATTGGGGAGTTTACACCATCCAGGACTCAATCAACAATGATCTTCATATTTACACAGTATCAGTGAAAG CCATCAGATCATCAGTTCAGATAAACTCTGGTGAAAATCTGCAGTTGTATTTGTACGGATCAGAGCGAGTGAAGGTGATCTATAGACGTAAAGATTCCTTTTGGAATCCTGAACGTCCTTTTGATGTCGAGATCTGCACTGTGGATAGAAGCTCACTGAACTGTACAGCTGAATACACACTGAGAACATCACTCACTAACACAGTCCTTACACTGAGAGGAGTAAAGTCGAGTGATGAAGGAGATTATATTTTCCGTGACATTGAGAATAATGAACATCTCCAAACTTACACAGTATCAGTGAGAG atcacaCAGTGTGGCGGAGTGTCCTGATACCAGTGGTGTTGCTGCTGCTTGTTGCAGTGGTTGTAATAATCCTGTACAAGAGGAAACGACTTGAGTGCTGCCAGGAGGATGAA AGAAACAGCAGTGAAGCAGGAGAACACAACTCAAAAGGAACCACAGCAATGACTGCTCTACCAGAGAACCAACAGATGTTAAGGCAGAGTGAGAACTAA